In Clostridiisalibacter paucivorans DSM 22131, the sequence TATGGCAATGGCAAGAGATGAAAGAACATTTAACAAAATATGTAGAAAAACTGAAAGTATTATCGCCACTAGTAAATGCAAAACAAGAATTATGGCTAATCTACAAGAGCAATCATTTAAGAGTGTATCACCTTACTATACTATTAATGAATCTATAGAAGAAGTACTAAAAAGAATTATTCCAATGAGTAGTTTTATAGGCGGATTTCCTTTTTCATCAAGTGGATATAACGATGGAACAGGATATTATTTTGGAAGAGATAATGGTGGGGGACTGGTAATTCTTGATCCATGGAAGAGAGGAAATGATAGAACCAATTCTAACTTTACTATAATGGGAGTGGCAGGGGTAGGCAAGAGTACAGCTATAAAGCATATTGCTTTATCGGAGTATATGAAAGGAACTAAAATCATCTTCATAGATCCAGAAAGAGAGTATCGAGAACTCTGCCAATCATTAAACGGTGATTGGATTAATGCAGGTGGAGGAAGTAATGGTAGAATTAATCCACTTCAAATAAGACCAACTCCAGTTGATGATGACGATAAATATTATAAAGATGATGGAAATGGCATGGGGGACATGGCCATATATATTAAGAATTTAGATATATTTTTTAGTCTTTATATTCCATCTTTAACAGATAAACAAAAGGCAATATTAAAAGGAGTAGTAATAGAGCTTTATAATAACTTTGGAATCAATTGGGATACAGATATGAATACATTATCAAGAGATGACTTTCCAATATTTACAAACCTATATAAATTGATACAACAGAAGGCAGAAGAAAAAAGGAGAACAATAAAAAATAATGAAGTGAATGAATATAATGAATTAGCGTTGCTATTGCAAGATATTGCTCTTGGTAGTGACGCTTTTTTATGGAATGGGAAAAGCACTATAAACACAAATACAAGGTGTATCTGCTTAGATACCCATGATTTGCAAAATACAAGCGATAATATTAAAAGAACTCAATATTTTAATTTGCTAACATGGTGTTGGCAGCAAATGAGTGCGGACAGAAATGAGCCTGTATTGTTAATTTGTGATGAAGCCTATCTAATGATTGATCCTAATGTACCACAGTCTTTAGTTTTTCTTAGAAATGTAGAGAAACGAGCGAGAAAATATGAAGCAGGAGTAGCTATTGTTTCACATTCTGTTGTTGATTTTTTAGATCCTAAAATAAAAATGTACGGACAGGCTCTTCTAGATATTCCATGTTTTAAAATTCTTATGGGATGCGATGGGAAAAATCTAATTGAAACCAAGGAGCTGTATAATCTTACAGATGCAGAAGAAGAGCTGTTAGCGACGGTGTTTGTCAAGTAAGTTGTCATAGAACTTTTTTCTTAAGCTTCTCGTTTTTGTATAAATCATCGGTTGGATTAAGGCTTACTATTTCAACCTTATCCCAATTTCTTATACCTTTAGACCATCTATTAGGATTTTTTGATTTAGCATTTTTATAGACTTCTTTTCTATTTGCAAGTATTTCATCATCTAAACCATAATGTCTATCATGTGGAGTTACATACTTTATACCACTATGAAGGGATTCTTTATTATAAAAGTTTACAAATTCAAACACCCAGCTCCTAGCTTGCTCAATAGACTCAAAG encodes:
- a CDS encoding VirB4 family type IV secretion system protein — translated: MKKQQEQKINNSLLNIITPMGLEIKRNSLVIGENTGRIYGIVKYPQKVDYGWLSKITNIPGTVVSITFIPIDNGDFISGLSRSVIQHRSAAETAKDPLSQQRAERAAVDGEKIMLQIDQHGETVGTVIITIMAMARDERTFNKICRKTESIIATSKCKTRIMANLQEQSFKSVSPYYTINESIEEVLKRIIPMSSFIGGFPFSSSGYNDGTGYYFGRDNGGGLVILDPWKRGNDRTNSNFTIMGVAGVGKSTAIKHIALSEYMKGTKIIFIDPEREYRELCQSLNGDWINAGGGSNGRINPLQIRPTPVDDDDKYYKDDGNGMGDMAIYIKNLDIFFSLYIPSLTDKQKAILKGVVIELYNNFGINWDTDMNTLSRDDFPIFTNLYKLIQQKAEEKRRTIKNNEVNEYNELALLLQDIALGSDAFLWNGKSTINTNTRCICLDTHDLQNTSDNIKRTQYFNLLTWCWQQMSADRNEPVLLICDEAYLMIDPNVPQSLVFLRNVEKRARKYEAGVAIVSHSVVDFLDPKIKMYGQALLDIPCFKILMGCDGKNLIETKELYNLTDAEEELLATVFVK